In a single window of the Natronomonas salsuginis genome:
- a CDS encoding BGTF surface domain-containing protein — translation MSNDSPARAFGIRVSPPCRRSVHLVAVAAFVLLGIALVGTPVAADGPTVDNVTIADDESRVGIEDDHTVAVEATGINTTDGPATVTVELSGWSAEAIGDDPNVEIRTDGVEVVGSVETDGTETTFEIDDDSKTEIDLDATIEFRLEHPIESSVDGAIYEAGVEVTDSNGTAEANATLTLARLAYEVDGEERFPPSTEFVFQNQTVTVRNLDPDTAYTLYGFDPDDGALGEPIESVDSTGGSGTIDTGAEPLDDGWYVVHGDEIATVEANAFRVQSHRLAATPADDAVDAVGDGADTDVTIESPLRTTAFDVNVTSAELDAAELFDVFDGEANPNVERIEGSETTIRVEGVESGDSIPVTFEPVPAATYGFEFAATDTNARDGASVAVEERDVSVEFGSDVFETGAGGIVEIDVSLEDTGEAYVIVGGDEERGGSVLENYFDVLHVEGDTTIRVNTRLLGTNVPSEEVYLAEGGSVTSYLHAPEDEAFDDVTFEGDADDLDAFRSAIGVGALPRPLQPGRYRLVAGVGGSVVVRDDGVPDFERPVARSNLHITDTDGFENVTTYVAPEGSANDIDDSDAIDEELTSQLTERKTVAKGDRLVFEIEARGLTGLVSWLDERLGSNGPGLDPQTLTTLLEFPDGLRIDGEQTNPGQNEPAAVLDIDGATDGELYLVPTPANGNDGSPSYDRYYLVVDTRGMAAFDREPMPGDELRFEFGYDSTGKVNWFGTVDHDAVDPNGAPPHFPYADADAGNDTETRVVTIETPSVEYDRVDGQRRPILRHSENGTLTGRTNLAPGTDVTVQLLSGARARSAIKDVEIGADGTFNVTHDLSALDPGETVKAEFYADQRLVDKRDAIVIGEREPLVNYEIAEVPDNVSVESGGSLEAITATVENRGYMTEEGTVELAIDGDRVGNRSVELDGNESATIDFDDETASLDPGEYTYTVSTNDDEASGRLLVEGDRSVDAGGTDTDGGEDESSSGMNRTTATPVDDTTKTPSDEPEERSGPLGLFPAPPIGARSAIGGAAVVGAVHVLGHWI, via the coding sequence ATGTCGAACGATTCGCCCGCCCGAGCATTCGGGATCCGCGTCAGCCCTCCATGCCGGCGGAGCGTCCACCTCGTCGCGGTGGCCGCGTTCGTCCTACTGGGCATCGCGCTCGTCGGGACGCCGGTCGCCGCGGACGGACCGACGGTCGATAACGTGACCATCGCGGACGACGAGTCCCGGGTCGGTATCGAGGACGACCACACGGTCGCGGTCGAGGCGACCGGCATCAACACGACCGACGGTCCCGCGACGGTGACCGTCGAGCTATCCGGATGGAGCGCCGAAGCGATCGGTGACGATCCGAACGTGGAGATCCGAACCGACGGCGTGGAGGTAGTCGGGTCGGTCGAGACCGACGGAACGGAGACGACGTTCGAGATCGACGACGACTCGAAGACGGAGATCGACCTCGACGCGACGATCGAGTTCAGGCTCGAACACCCCATCGAGTCGTCGGTCGACGGGGCGATCTACGAGGCCGGCGTCGAAGTGACCGACTCGAACGGAACCGCCGAGGCGAACGCGACGCTCACTCTCGCGCGACTCGCCTACGAGGTGGACGGCGAGGAGCGATTCCCGCCGTCGACAGAGTTCGTCTTCCAAAATCAAACCGTGACGGTGAGGAACCTCGACCCCGACACGGCGTACACGCTGTACGGGTTCGATCCCGACGACGGCGCGCTCGGGGAGCCGATCGAATCGGTCGATTCGACCGGCGGCTCCGGAACGATCGACACCGGAGCCGAACCGCTCGACGACGGCTGGTACGTCGTCCACGGAGACGAGATCGCCACTGTCGAGGCGAACGCGTTCCGCGTCCAATCGCACCGGTTGGCGGCGACGCCGGCCGACGACGCGGTCGACGCGGTCGGCGACGGGGCCGACACGGACGTGACGATCGAGTCCCCACTTCGGACGACGGCCTTCGACGTGAACGTCACGTCGGCGGAACTGGACGCGGCCGAGCTGTTCGACGTCTTCGACGGCGAGGCGAATCCGAACGTCGAGCGGATCGAGGGCTCGGAGACGACGATCCGAGTCGAGGGCGTCGAGTCGGGCGATTCGATCCCGGTGACCTTCGAGCCGGTTCCGGCCGCCACCTACGGCTTCGAGTTCGCGGCGACCGACACGAACGCGCGTGACGGCGCATCGGTCGCCGTCGAGGAGCGCGACGTGAGCGTCGAGTTCGGCAGCGACGTGTTCGAGACGGGGGCGGGCGGCATCGTCGAAATCGACGTCAGCCTCGAAGACACCGGGGAGGCGTACGTCATCGTCGGCGGTGACGAGGAACGCGGGGGGAGCGTTCTGGAGAACTACTTCGACGTCCTCCACGTCGAGGGCGATACGACGATTCGCGTTAACACCCGACTGCTCGGGACGAACGTGCCGAGCGAGGAGGTTTACCTCGCCGAAGGGGGATCGGTGACGAGCTACCTGCACGCGCCCGAGGACGAGGCCTTCGACGACGTGACGTTCGAGGGCGACGCCGACGACCTCGACGCGTTCAGATCGGCGATTGGCGTTGGGGCGCTCCCCCGACCGTTACAGCCGGGACGATACCGGCTCGTCGCCGGCGTCGGCGGCTCGGTCGTCGTCCGCGACGACGGCGTGCCGGACTTCGAACGCCCGGTGGCCCGATCGAACCTGCACATTACGGACACCGATGGGTTCGAAAACGTCACGACGTACGTCGCCCCGGAGGGGAGCGCGAACGACATCGACGACTCGGACGCGATCGACGAGGAGTTGACGAGCCAGTTGACCGAGCGCAAGACGGTCGCCAAGGGCGATCGGCTCGTCTTCGAGATCGAGGCGCGCGGACTGACCGGCCTCGTCTCGTGGCTGGACGAACGACTGGGGTCGAACGGCCCCGGTCTCGATCCGCAAACGCTCACGACGCTTTTGGAGTTCCCGGACGGCCTCCGTATCGATGGCGAGCAGACCAATCCGGGACAAAACGAACCCGCCGCCGTGCTGGATATCGACGGCGCGACCGACGGTGAGCTGTATCTCGTACCCACGCCAGCGAACGGGAACGACGGGAGCCCGTCGTACGATCGCTACTACCTCGTCGTGGACACGCGGGGAATGGCGGCGTTCGACCGCGAGCCGATGCCCGGCGACGAACTCCGCTTCGAGTTCGGCTACGACTCGACCGGGAAGGTGAACTGGTTCGGGACGGTCGACCACGACGCGGTCGATCCGAACGGCGCGCCACCGCACTTCCCGTACGCCGACGCGGACGCGGGCAACGACACCGAAACGAGAGTGGTCACGATCGAGACACCGTCCGTGGAGTACGATCGCGTCGACGGCCAACGACGACCGATCCTTCGACACTCGGAGAACGGAACGCTGACCGGACGGACGAATCTCGCGCCCGGGACCGACGTGACGGTCCAGCTCCTTTCGGGGGCGCGCGCGCGAAGCGCGATCAAGGACGTCGAGATCGGAGCCGACGGGACGTTCAACGTGACGCACGACCTGTCGGCGCTCGACCCCGGCGAGACCGTCAAAGCGGAGTTCTACGCGGACCAACGGCTCGTCGACAAGCGCGACGCGATCGTCATCGGCGAACGCGAACCGCTGGTGAACTATGAGATCGCGGAGGTCCCCGACAACGTCAGCGTCGAGTCGGGCGGATCCCTCGAAGCCATCACCGCGACCGTCGAAAATCGCGGATACATGACCGAGGAAGGGACTGTCGAACTCGCGATCGACGGCGACCGGGTCGGCAACCGGTCGGTCGAGCTCGACGGGAACGAGAGCGCGACGATCGATTTCGACGACGAGACGGCGTCGCTCGATCCCGGCGAGTACACGTACACGGTTTCGACGAACGACGACGAGGCGTCCGGGCGGCTCCTCGTCGAGGGCGACCGATCGGTCGATGCCGGCGGAACCGACACCGACGGGGGCGAAGACGAGTCGTCGTCAGGGATGAACAGGACGACCGCCACGCCCGTGGACGACACGACGAAAACGCCGTCCGACGAGCCCGAGGAGCGCTCCGGCCCACTCGGGTTGTTCCCGGCCCCGCCGATCGGTGCGAGAAGCGCCATCGGCGGTGCGGCGGTCGTCGGCGCGGTACACGTCCTCGGTCACTGGATCTGA
- a CDS encoding zinc ribbon domain-containing protein — translation MPSCRNCGTELTESARFCPSCATPQTEEASRRLSQFIDERAQQLVDSGGSATGGSADDLRHRVQYALGYLGVVVGLSTLLAGAGVFFVLAGLFVLPPVQTLIESRLGRPIGPRPTAAATAALCVVGAVAFVAV, via the coding sequence ATGCCGTCGTGCCGGAACTGCGGAACCGAGCTTACGGAGTCTGCCCGCTTCTGTCCGAGCTGTGCCACCCCACAGACCGAGGAAGCGAGCCGGCGGCTCTCTCAGTTCATCGACGAGCGAGCGCAGCAGTTGGTCGATAGCGGCGGATCGGCAACCGGCGGATCGGCCGACGACCTCCGCCACCGGGTCCAGTACGCCCTCGGCTATCTCGGCGTGGTCGTCGGGTTATCGACGCTGTTGGCGGGCGCGGGGGTGTTCTTCGTGCTCGCGGGGCTATTCGTCCTCCCGCCGGTCCAGACGCTCATCGAATCGCGTTTGGGTCGACCGATTGGTCCTCGACCGACCGCCGCAGCGACGGCCGCGCTCTGTGTCGTCGGCGCGGTGGCGTTCGTCGCGGTCTGA
- a CDS encoding FxLYD domain-containing protein: protein MRITTLDVLAMVLGVVAVVFSGFVLAHSAWGGVALLVGGALALSIAPLRARIPAVAPVVWLCFLVLLSTGVAGFLVGFGVFDSPSVEHEWDATLHDADTADATVVVTGTAANVGDGPAERVTIDVTLYDGGGQSLDSADVRLTRLRAGASQQFFVRFGPDRELSAFEEAGVKLTVGP, encoded by the coding sequence ATGCGAATCACCACTCTTGACGTGCTGGCGATGGTGCTCGGTGTCGTTGCTGTCGTCTTCTCCGGGTTCGTCCTCGCGCACTCGGCGTGGGGCGGCGTGGCGCTGTTGGTCGGGGGTGCGCTCGCGCTCTCGATTGCACCGCTTCGAGCGCGGATTCCAGCTGTCGCGCCCGTGGTTTGGCTCTGCTTTTTGGTGCTCCTCTCGACCGGCGTCGCGGGATTTCTGGTCGGATTCGGCGTCTTCGATTCGCCGAGCGTCGAACACGAGTGGGACGCAACGCTGCACGACGCCGACACCGCGGACGCGACCGTCGTCGTCACGGGGACCGCTGCGAACGTCGGCGACGGCCCGGCGGAGCGCGTTACGATCGACGTAACGCTGTACGACGGGGGCGGTCAGTCGCTGGACTCGGCGGACGTTCGACTGACGAGACTTCGTGCCGGCGCGAGCCAGCAGTTCTTCGTCCGGTTCGGGCCGGATCGGGAGCTGTCGGCGTTCGAGGAGGCCGGCGTGAAACTGACTGTCGGGCCGTGA
- a CDS encoding TMEM198/TM7SF3 family protein translates to MELVDIGLVLAGLVLVFFGAALSVYATALLGFLIGVGGGYVMAPQLVGAFGTGGVVAFAAAIVVGGALGAALAYVALSFATAIPAFVVGAYIGLYVITPIFTDGGLVRYLVMIAAGFVAAAIGFTLTKFALMFITAFVGAAFASGAVTLANLTAVRDSFSLDPILFDPLGSTPLLGVEVPLFGAMFVLGVLSQIGLFKLGWVARLATIIPGVGRVFGDGNGE, encoded by the coding sequence ATGGAACTCGTCGATATCGGATTGGTGCTTGCGGGACTGGTGTTGGTGTTCTTCGGCGCGGCGCTGTCGGTGTACGCGACCGCCCTACTCGGCTTTCTCATCGGTGTCGGCGGCGGGTACGTCATGGCCCCGCAACTGGTGGGCGCGTTCGGTACCGGCGGCGTGGTCGCGTTCGCGGCCGCGATCGTCGTCGGCGGGGCGTTGGGGGCCGCGCTCGCGTACGTCGCGCTCTCGTTTGCGACGGCGATCCCGGCGTTCGTCGTCGGCGCGTACATCGGGTTGTACGTCATCACGCCGATCTTCACCGACGGTGGCCTCGTTCGGTACCTCGTGATGATCGCCGCCGGGTTCGTCGCCGCGGCGATCGGCTTCACGCTCACCAAGTTCGCGCTGATGTTCATCACCGCGTTCGTTGGCGCGGCGTTCGCCTCGGGTGCGGTGACGCTCGCGAACCTGACCGCCGTCCGGGACAGCTTCTCGCTCGATCCGATCCTCTTCGATCCGCTCGGGTCGACGCCGCTTCTCGGTGTCGAGGTGCCGCTGTTCGGCGCGATGTTCGTCCTCGGCGTCCTCTCGCAGATCGGCCTGTTCAAACTCGGCTGGGTCGCGCGACTGGCGACCATCATCCCCGGCGTCGGTCGGGTGTTCGGCGACGGGAACGGCGAGTAG
- a CDS encoding geranylgeranyl reductase family protein, whose protein sequence is MYDVVVVGAGPAGSRFARSAAERGWDVLALESGEIGLPLACSGHVSLDVWEFVPESARAELLQNEIYGARFHLGGADSPAHPFYKDEVVSNAIDRVELDRTLADCAREAGADVRAGHTVTRIEEFADRVEVRANGPDGVETFTARLVCGADGPRSKVRTAVGLPEPEELLHGVLGFSDEVDDDDFVDVHLTVPRFFAWRIPRQEAGVEYGLAVAPGDDAPGRFEALVDDYGVEIDRRCSGAIPIGPPDRTVGRRSFLVGDAAGQTKPFTGGGILYGMRAADVAAREIDPERPASLHAYEHAWRSELGGEQTLGAAIRAGYSLPRPIQRAGMRALSGEIGVHMDRPTSLFSRAQLRAMLSWD, encoded by the coding sequence ATGTACGACGTCGTCGTCGTGGGGGCGGGACCGGCCGGCTCGCGCTTTGCGCGCTCGGCCGCCGAACGAGGGTGGGACGTGCTCGCGCTCGAATCCGGCGAGATCGGGCTCCCGCTCGCCTGCTCGGGCCACGTCAGCCTCGACGTCTGGGAGTTCGTCCCCGAGTCGGCCCGCGCCGAACTCCTGCAAAACGAGATCTACGGCGCGCGGTTTCACCTCGGCGGGGCCGACAGCCCCGCCCACCCATTTTATAAAGACGAGGTTGTCTCGAACGCGATCGACCGGGTGGAACTCGACCGGACGCTCGCCGACTGCGCCCGCGAGGCCGGGGCCGACGTTCGCGCGGGCCACACCGTCACCCGAATCGAGGAGTTCGCCGACCGCGTCGAGGTCCGGGCGAACGGCCCCGACGGCGTCGAGACGTTCACGGCTCGGCTGGTCTGTGGTGCCGACGGCCCGCGCTCGAAGGTCCGAACCGCGGTCGGGCTGCCGGAGCCCGAGGAACTGCTCCACGGCGTGTTGGGTTTCTCCGACGAGGTCGACGACGACGACTTCGTGGACGTTCACCTGACCGTGCCACGATTTTTCGCGTGGCGCATCCCTCGACAGGAGGCCGGCGTCGAGTACGGCCTCGCCGTCGCGCCGGGCGACGACGCACCTGGGCGGTTCGAGGCGCTCGTCGACGATTACGGCGTCGAGATCGACCGCCGCTGTTCGGGGGCGATCCCGATCGGGCCGCCCGACCGGACGGTCGGCCGACGGAGCTTCCTCGTCGGCGACGCGGCGGGACAGACGAAACCGTTCACCGGCGGCGGCATCCTCTACGGGATGCGCGCCGCTGACGTCGCGGCCCGGGAGATCGATCCCGAGCGCCCCGCGTCGCTCCACGCGTACGAACACGCGTGGCGCTCGGAACTGGGCGGCGAGCAGACCCTCGGGGCGGCCATTCGGGCAGGGTATTCGCTCCCGCGACCGATCCAGCGTGCGGGGATGCGGGCGCTCTCGGGGGAGATCGGCGTTCACATGGACCGACCGACCTCGCTGTTCTCGCGGGCGCAGCTCCGGGCGATGCTGTCGTGGGACTGA
- a CDS encoding DUF6663 family protein — protein MTRSTNGPFRVLPGRADDEWLLLDVASADPAYLPRASLPNVSVGNRIAGELAWDGEEPALVDATVETDTRFRFRRTDEPIFEAARTCFETARAEGEAMNSRVTYGTDRNPNGVVYTFADGPGSPDLFSAFRGGHKPLDPLVARAAEGADPPFSVWILAPHEPFVAVYIVLDPDGLLERTMADTYD, from the coding sequence ATGACGCGTTCCACGAACGGGCCGTTTCGGGTGCTCCCGGGACGGGCCGACGACGAGTGGCTCCTGCTCGACGTGGCGTCGGCGGATCCCGCGTATCTCCCTCGGGCGTCGCTGCCGAACGTCTCGGTCGGCAACCGAATCGCGGGCGAACTCGCCTGGGACGGCGAGGAGCCGGCGCTCGTCGACGCGACCGTCGAGACGGACACCCGGTTTCGGTTCCGCCGCACGGACGAGCCGATCTTCGAGGCCGCTCGAACCTGTTTCGAAACCGCCCGCGCCGAGGGCGAGGCGATGAACTCCCGTGTGACCTACGGCACCGATCGGAACCCCAACGGCGTCGTTTACACGTTCGCCGACGGTCCCGGCAGCCCCGACCTCTTTTCGGCGTTCCGCGGCGGCCACAAACCGCTCGATCCGCTGGTCGCCCGCGCCGCCGAGGGGGCCGACCCGCCCTTCTCGGTGTGGATCCTCGCTCCCCACGAGCCGTTTGTCGCCGTGTACATCGTCCTCGATCCGGACGGGCTGTTGGAGCGGACGATGGCCGACACGTACGACTGA
- a CDS encoding alpha/beta hydrolase: MPPRDKGLDPQAAALLDQLESGISPPSSTLSVETGRELLDELFTVADPEPVEEVTDIEIGGPNGPIPLRIYAPETEDGPDPVLAFIHGGGWVRGSLDAYDGLCRRLANRAETIVVSIDYRLAPEHPFPTGFEDSYAATEWAATHAADLGGDPERVAVGGDSAGGNHAAAIAIAARDRDGPDLAHQLLVYPAVNPPSLRWFDAYDENGTDYFLEMDSVEWYYDQYRNAADIGNHYAFPLRARDLSGLPSATVMTAGYDPLRDEGEAYAERLDEAGVETDYLHYEAQIHAFVSLYEYLDEGKVAIDDAAEALRSALGVDG, translated from the coding sequence ATGCCACCACGAGACAAGGGGCTCGATCCCCAGGCCGCCGCGCTGCTCGACCAGCTCGAATCCGGGATTTCGCCGCCTTCCTCGACGCTGTCGGTCGAAACGGGTCGGGAACTGCTCGACGAACTGTTCACCGTCGCCGACCCGGAACCGGTCGAAGAAGTCACCGACATCGAGATCGGGGGCCCGAACGGTCCGATCCCGCTTCGCATCTACGCACCCGAAACGGAAGACGGACCGGATCCGGTGCTCGCGTTCATCCACGGCGGCGGCTGGGTCCGCGGTTCGCTCGACGCCTACGACGGGCTCTGTCGCCGGCTGGCGAACCGCGCAGAAACGATCGTTGTCTCCATCGACTACCGGTTGGCCCCCGAACACCCATTCCCGACCGGCTTCGAGGACAGCTACGCGGCGACGGAGTGGGCGGCGACGCACGCGGCTGATCTCGGAGGCGACCCCGAGCGCGTCGCCGTCGGCGGCGACAGCGCCGGCGGGAACCACGCGGCGGCCATCGCGATCGCGGCGCGGGACCGCGACGGCCCCGATCTCGCCCACCAGTTGCTCGTCTATCCGGCGGTCAATCCGCCCTCGCTCCGATGGTTCGACGCCTACGACGAGAACGGGACCGACTACTTCCTCGAGATGGACAGCGTCGAGTGGTACTACGACCAGTACCGCAACGCCGCCGATATCGGCAACCACTACGCGTTCCCCCTCCGCGCGCGCGACCTCTCGGGGCTCCCCTCGGCGACGGTGATGACAGCCGGCTACGACCCCCTGCGAGACGAGGGCGAGGCGTACGCCGAGCGGCTCGACGAGGCCGGCGTCGAGACGGACTATCTCCACTACGAAGCACAGATTCACGCGTTCGTGAGCCTGTACGAATACCTCGACGAGGGGAAGGTGGCCATCGACGACGCGGCCGAGGCGTTGCGGTCGGCGCTGGGCGTGGACGGGTGA
- a CDS encoding acyl-CoA thioesterase — protein sequence MHEVFENTVRFEETDAQGIVFYGNYATYQDESFNEYMEAIGFPFDAVDEREWDAHVVDVALRYRKPATFRDRLTNSLRVTRIGDSSIEFAYECRNADGELLADGSVTHVVVDESGSPMRVPDELRNAIVAFQDEPPELS from the coding sequence ATGCACGAGGTGTTCGAGAACACCGTCCGGTTCGAAGAAACTGACGCCCAGGGAATCGTCTTCTACGGCAACTACGCGACCTACCAGGACGAGTCGTTCAACGAGTACATGGAGGCGATCGGCTTCCCGTTCGACGCGGTGGACGAGCGCGAGTGGGACGCCCACGTCGTCGACGTGGCGTTGCGCTACCGCAAGCCGGCGACGTTCCGAGACCGGCTCACGAACTCGCTCCGGGTGACCCGAATCGGGGACTCGAGCATCGAGTTCGCCTACGAGTGCCGCAACGCCGACGGCGAGCTGCTCGCCGACGGCTCCGTGACGCACGTCGTGGTCGACGAGTCCGGATCGCCGATGCGCGTCCCCGACGAGCTTCGGAACGCGATCGTCGCCTTTCAGGACGAGCCGCCGGAGCTGTCCTGA
- a CDS encoding alpha/beta fold hydrolase translates to MSHTDWVAAQDSVRVETEFHEFDVAYREEGTGDSATLFVHGIPTWGYLFRDVYTAADHALVPDLAGYGYTEHVGPGGYDRSIRAQEELLVGFLDELGHESVQVVAHDIGAGAALRLATHHPDRVEKLVLSNAACYDNWPVPFIHGQGQPDEARDVTREELDETFQFVFGEGTVDDENEAFIAGMKAPFLERDRELQAFARNAVSTNTNHTLEVAHAIPEIDVPTLLLWGGDDVLVSTTWADRLAGDLPNAEKEYLDEAYHWVMQDRPEAYRAALERFFD, encoded by the coding sequence ATGAGCCACACAGACTGGGTCGCAGCGCAGGATTCGGTCCGCGTCGAAACGGAGTTCCACGAGTTCGACGTCGCCTACCGGGAGGAGGGGACGGGCGACTCGGCGACGCTGTTCGTCCACGGGATCCCCACCTGGGGGTATCTGTTCAGAGACGTCTACACGGCCGCCGATCACGCTCTGGTTCCGGACCTGGCGGGGTACGGCTACACCGAACATGTCGGCCCCGGTGGCTACGATCGGTCGATTCGCGCCCAGGAGGAACTGCTCGTGGGCTTTCTCGACGAACTCGGCCACGAGTCGGTCCAAGTCGTCGCCCACGACATCGGTGCCGGGGCGGCGCTGCGGCTGGCGACCCACCACCCCGACCGCGTCGAGAAACTCGTGCTCTCGAACGCCGCGTGTTACGACAACTGGCCGGTGCCGTTCATTCACGGCCAGGGCCAACCCGACGAGGCGCGCGACGTGACGAGAGAGGAGCTCGACGAGACGTTTCAGTTCGTCTTCGGCGAGGGCACCGTCGACGACGAGAACGAGGCGTTCATCGCGGGGATGAAAGCCCCCTTCCTCGAACGCGACCGCGAGCTGCAGGCGTTCGCGCGCAACGCCGTCTCCACGAACACCAATCACACGCTCGAGGTCGCTCACGCGATCCCCGAGATCGACGTTCCGACCCTGCTGTTGTGGGGCGGTGACGACGTGCTCGTCTCGACGACGTGGGCCGACCGGCTCGCTGGGGATCTTCCGAACGCGGAGAAGGAGTACCTCGATGAGGCCTACCACTGGGTAATGCAGGACCGGCCCGAGGCGTACCGAGCGGCGCTCGAAAGATTCTTCGACTGA
- a CDS encoding SLC13 family permease has product MVGPVVLQAGVEIPPLTTAILLVFAIVAVALVLFVIEPIPIDITAIGVMVALIVLPGTGIDAAEGVGGFASSATITVLAMFILSEGIRQSGLVNIIAVRIADRFGDSPFKQLLAVLGLSGGAAGFINNTPVVAIMIPMVNTISKKTGVSPSKLLMPISFAAMLGGMLTLIGTSTNILASDVSGRLIGRTFSMFEFTQLGLVVLVTGVVYMATVGRYLVPERISTGDELVEDFDMAEYLTEVVVRDDSPLVGETVEQSLEAVDLDVDIVQLVRGRSVFSEPLARKEIRAGDIFVLRADRETLLELIDTEGLDLAPDAGVTDERLEVESDDVEQAVEQSLVEVVISPETSLVGETLETLNFRTRYDATVLAIRRGGQIIHARMDERRLRGGDTLLIQATEETIQRFGTDRNFILARELTRPDFRTTRIPIALGIVAGVIALAALDIVPILVSALGGVVAMVATGCVEPNEVYSSVDWSVIFLLAGLIPLGVAMERTGAAEWLASVVVLAGSGLSPIAFLALFYLFTALVTNVVSNNASVVLMIPVAVDAAQAIGADPFPFVLAVTFAASTALMTPIGYQTNLMVYAPGGYTFTDFFRVGAPLQLLLTVVTTLGIAAIWGV; this is encoded by the coding sequence ATGGTCGGCCCCGTCGTCCTGCAAGCCGGCGTCGAGATCCCGCCGCTGACGACCGCGATACTCCTCGTCTTCGCCATCGTCGCCGTCGCGCTCGTGCTCTTCGTGATCGAGCCGATCCCGATCGACATCACCGCGATCGGGGTCATGGTCGCGCTCATCGTCCTGCCGGGCACGGGAATCGACGCGGCCGAGGGCGTCGGCGGCTTCGCCAGCTCGGCGACGATCACGGTGCTCGCGATGTTTATCCTGAGCGAGGGAATCCGCCAGTCAGGGCTCGTCAACATCATCGCGGTCAGGATCGCTGACCGTTTCGGCGACAGCCCGTTCAAACAGCTGCTCGCCGTGCTCGGACTCTCCGGCGGGGCGGCCGGCTTCATCAACAACACGCCGGTCGTCGCGATCATGATCCCGATGGTGAACACGATCTCGAAGAAGACCGGCGTCTCCCCCTCGAAGCTACTCATGCCGATCTCCTTCGCGGCGATGCTCGGCGGGATGTTGACGCTCATCGGCACGTCGACAAACATCCTCGCCTCGGACGTGTCGGGCCGGCTCATCGGCCGGACGTTCTCGATGTTCGAATTCACCCAACTCGGCCTCGTCGTTCTCGTGACCGGGGTCGTCTACATGGCGACGGTCGGTCGGTATCTCGTCCCCGAGCGGATCTCGACGGGCGACGAACTCGTCGAGGATTTCGATATGGCGGAGTACCTCACCGAAGTCGTCGTCCGCGATGACTCGCCGTTGGTGGGTGAGACAGTCGAACAGAGCCTCGAAGCGGTCGATCTCGACGTCGACATCGTCCAGCTCGTCCGCGGCCGATCGGTGTTCTCGGAACCGCTCGCGCGAAAGGAGATCCGCGCCGGCGACATCTTCGTGTTGCGAGCCGATCGGGAGACGCTCTTGGAGCTGATAGACACCGAGGGGCTTGACCTCGCCCCCGACGCAGGCGTCACGGACGAGCGCCTCGAAGTGGAGTCCGACGACGTCGAGCAGGCGGTCGAACAGAGCCTCGTCGAGGTCGTCATCTCGCCGGAAACGTCGCTGGTCGGCGAGACGCTCGAGACGTTGAACTTCAGAACCCGCTACGACGCCACCGTCCTCGCCATCCGGCGGGGCGGGCAGATCATTCACGCACGGATGGACGAACGGCGGCTTCGCGGCGGTGACACGCTTTTGATCCAGGCGACCGAGGAGACGATTCAGCGGTTCGGTACCGACCGAAACTTCATCCTCGCGCGCGAACTCACGCGACCGGACTTCCGGACGACCCGGATTCCGATCGCCCTCGGGATCGTCGCTGGGGTCATCGCCCTCGCCGCCCTCGACATCGTGCCAATCCTCGTGAGCGCGCTCGGCGGCGTGGTCGCGATGGTCGCGACCGGGTGCGTCGAACCGAACGAGGTCTACTCCTCGGTCGATTGGAGCGTGATCTTCCTGCTCGCCGGGCTGATTCCGCTCGGCGTGGCGATGGAGCGAACGGGCGCCGCAGAGTGGCTCGCCAGCGTCGTCGTCCTCGCCGGGAGCGGGCTCTCGCCGATCGCCTTCTTGGCGCTGTTTTATCTGTTTACCGCTCTCGTCACGAACGTCGTCAGCAACAACGCGAGCGTCGTGTTGATGATCCCTGTGGCGGTCGACGCCGCTCAGGCGATCGGGGCCGACCCGTTCCCGTTCGTCCTCGCGGTGACGTTCGCCGCCTCGACGGCGTTGATGACGCCGATCGGCTACCAGACGAACCTGATGGTGTACGCCCCCGGCGGCTACACGTTCACCGACTTCTTCCGGGTCGGCGCGCCGCTGCAACTGCTGTTGACCGTCGTGACGACGCTCGGGATCGCGGCCATCTGGGGGGTCTGA